In Pseudoduganella albidiflava, a single window of DNA contains:
- a CDS encoding sensor histidine kinase: protein MLALAAAAGAIVLVVAAGNWAERFELQVKTDALRQAAAAHALGLRGLVEKHDFLPHAAARHPDVQDLLRAPGDPALRARVNAYFADLQVTTGAAALFLVDRAGMTLATSNWNLPTSFMGQSYHQRPYFEDAIRGKRGIFYGLGLTTGQSGLFIAEPVGAAGKILGVVVVKISLEPLQATWMRGSEPVVLRDSRGIVFLSSVPAWLFHGIRPVSAADARWIAEHVQYGNRRRFEVLPWTVSAPQGVDGFILRTTLDGQRARLLALDTPLPELGWTLTVTSDMKEVVQARQAALALTALAMALVFVGALYWRLREKRYAEQQSARLELERRVEERTRDLQKAHAFQKAMEDSLLVGMRARDPEGKIIYVNPSLCAMVGYSAEELLGCRPPYPYWHPDDLEKQARESDAALQGRAAPHGFESRIRHKDGHDVITMVYTAPLVDAQGQHCGWMSSVVDITAQKQAEARQREQELRLQRSARLASVGEMASTLAHELNQPLMALSNFAVAARALAAQGPSDMIAGALDEIVDQSKRASEIVKRVRSFINPQRALYERVPVATVIAHAEALLRPELQRHGVTLRLSLRDGGASIRGDQVLLQQVLVNLIHNAVQAVQDLPAPRRCIDLASELAGPAISIQVADRGPGIPAEQLDQVFTPFHTSKPDGLGLGLSICRTIVEAHGGAIAVENRAGGGAAFTFTLPTVP, encoded by the coding sequence ATGCTGGCCCTTGCCGCCGCCGCGGGAGCGATCGTCCTGGTCGTCGCCGCGGGGAACTGGGCCGAGCGATTCGAGCTGCAAGTCAAGACGGACGCCCTGCGCCAGGCTGCGGCGGCGCACGCACTGGGTCTCCGGGGGCTGGTCGAGAAACATGACTTCCTGCCCCACGCCGCCGCGCGCCACCCGGACGTGCAGGATTTGCTTCGCGCGCCCGGGGATCCGGCCCTGCGGGCACGCGTCAACGCTTACTTCGCCGACCTGCAGGTGACGACCGGCGCCGCCGCGCTGTTCCTGGTCGACCGCGCGGGCATGACGCTCGCCACCAGCAACTGGAACCTGCCAACGAGTTTCATGGGGCAGTCCTACCACCAGCGGCCGTATTTCGAGGATGCCATCCGCGGCAAGCGGGGGATTTTCTATGGGCTCGGCCTGACGACGGGCCAATCGGGCCTGTTCATCGCCGAACCGGTCGGCGCGGCCGGCAAGATCCTCGGCGTGGTGGTCGTCAAGATCAGCCTGGAGCCGCTGCAAGCGACCTGGATGCGCGGCAGCGAGCCGGTGGTGCTGCGGGACAGCCGCGGCATCGTCTTCCTGAGCAGCGTGCCCGCCTGGCTGTTCCACGGCATTCGCCCGGTCTCCGCTGCCGATGCGCGCTGGATCGCAGAGCACGTCCAGTACGGCAACCGGCGGCGCTTCGAAGTCCTGCCGTGGACTGTCAGCGCGCCCCAAGGCGTGGACGGTTTCATCCTGCGCACCACGCTGGACGGGCAGCGCGCCAGGCTGCTCGCGCTGGATACTCCGCTGCCGGAACTGGGGTGGACGCTGACCGTCACCTCCGACATGAAGGAAGTGGTCCAGGCACGCCAGGCGGCACTGGCCCTGACCGCGCTCGCCATGGCACTCGTCTTCGTCGGCGCGCTGTACTGGCGCCTGCGCGAAAAGCGCTATGCGGAGCAGCAGTCGGCACGGCTGGAACTCGAACGCCGCGTCGAGGAACGCACCCGCGACCTGCAGAAGGCGCACGCGTTCCAGAAGGCCATGGAAGACTCGCTCCTGGTCGGCATGCGCGCACGCGATCCCGAAGGCAAGATCATCTACGTCAATCCGTCGCTGTGCGCCATGGTCGGCTACAGCGCGGAAGAACTGCTTGGGTGCCGGCCGCCGTATCCGTACTGGCATCCGGACGACCTGGAAAAGCAGGCCCGCGAGAGCGACGCGGCGCTGCAGGGAAGGGCGGCGCCGCACGGCTTCGAGTCGCGCATCCGGCACAAGGACGGCCACGATGTGATCACGATGGTCTACACGGCGCCGCTGGTCGATGCGCAGGGGCAGCACTGCGGCTGGATGAGTTCCGTGGTCGACATCACGGCGCAGAAACAGGCCGAAGCCCGCCAGCGCGAGCAGGAACTGCGGCTCCAGCGCAGTGCCAGGCTGGCCAGCGTGGGCGAGATGGCTTCCACACTGGCGCATGAACTCAACCAGCCGTTGATGGCGCTGTCGAACTTCGCCGTCGCGGCGCGCGCGCTGGCCGCGCAGGGGCCATCCGACATGATTGCCGGGGCCCTCGATGAAATCGTCGACCAGTCGAAGCGCGCCAGTGAGATCGTCAAGCGGGTGCGCTCCTTCATCAACCCGCAACGCGCGCTGTATGAAAGGGTGCCGGTGGCGACCGTGATTGCCCATGCCGAGGCGCTGCTGCGGCCGGAGCTGCAACGCCACGGTGTCACCTTGCGCCTGTCGCTACGCGATGGCGGCGCTTCGATACGGGGAGACCAGGTCCTGCTGCAGCAGGTACTCGTCAACCTGATCCACAACGCCGTGCAGGCGGTGCAGGATCTTCCCGCGCCACGGCGCTGCATCGACCTGGCCAGCGAGCTGGCCGGGCCAGCGATCAGCATCCAGGTGGCCGATCGTGGCCCGGGCATTCCGGCCGAACAGCTGGACCAGGTTTTCACGCCTTTCCACACCAGCAAGCCGGACGGCCTGGGGCTGGGATTGAGCATTTGCCGTACCATCGTGGAGGCGCATGGCGGTGCCATCGCCGTCGAGAACCGCGCCGGCGGCGGCGCCGCCTTCACCTTTACACTGCCCACCGTGCCATGA